The Capsicum annuum cultivar UCD-10X-F1 chromosome 1, UCD10Xv1.1, whole genome shotgun sequence sequence caTATTAAGTAGCGGTATGGTTTGCGTAAATATTACCTTCCTCAATCCCTACTATGTGAGACTATACTggatgtgttgttgttgttgttattttatcatgataataTTATACTGTTTTATCATAAtgaatattttatgttttgtgtcTGTTATACGGTTATTTGTACCGAGTCGgagatctatcggaaacaacctctttacttcaTATTAAGTAGTGGTATGGTCTACGTAAACATTACTCTCCCCAAATCCTactatgtgagaatatactgggtatgttgttgttgttattttatcatgCTAATGTTATACTATTTTATCATGAtgaatattttatgttttgtttctgTTATACGGTTATCTATACAGAGTCGGGATCTATCGGAATCAGCCTCTTTACTTCATATTaagtagtggtatggtctgcttAAACATTACCCTCCTCAAACTCTACTATGTGAGAATATACTagatgtgttgttgttgttgttgttgttattttatcatgataatgTTATACTATTTTATCATGAtgaatattttatgttttgtgtttgttatactgttatctgtaCCGAGTCGGagatctatcgaaaatagcctctttACTTCATATTAAGTAGTGGTATGGTCTACGTGAACATTACTCTCCCCAAATCCTactatgtgagaatatactgggtatgttgttgttgttattttatcatgataatgTTATACTGTTTTATCATGAtgaatattttatgttttgtgtcTGTTATACAGTTATCTATACTGAGTCGGGATCTATTGGAATCAACCTCTTTACTTCATATTaagtagtggtatggtctgcgtaaaTATTACCTTCCTCAATCCCTACTATGTGAGAATATACTagatgtgttgttgttgttgttgctattttatCATGATAATGTTATACtgttttatcatgattttatgttttgtgtCTGTTATACGGTTATCTGTACCGAGTCGgagatctatcggaaacaacctctttacttcaTATTAAGTAGTGGTATGGTCTACGTGAACATTACTCTCCCCAAATATTactatgtgagaatatactgagtatgttgttgttgttgttattttatcatgataatgCTTATATCATATTGGTCGGTTCATCGGAAATGGTCTGGTGATCAATACTCACTTCGATAAAGGTCGTTTTTTCTCGGTGTTTCTGTGCTATGAAATACGAATTCATGATTTTGAGTGTTTTATGTTTGTATTAGTACATGTTGATTTTTCTAAATTCAGATGACAGACTTCGATTGTTCTGAAATTTGGTTGGTCTATTGAAAATGGTCCGGTGATCAATACTCACTGTGAAAAGCGTTGTTTCTCTGGTGTTTTGGGGTCATGAAACACGAATTCATGATTTTGAGTGTTTTATGTTTGTATTAGTACATATTGATTTTTCTGAAATTAAATGACAGATTCCGACTGATCTAAAATTTGATGGGTCTGTTGAAAACGGTCTGGCGATCAATACTCACTGTGACAAGAGTCGTTTTTCTGATGTTTCGGGGTCATGAAACACGAATTCATGATTTCGAGTGTTTTATGTTTGTATTAGTACATGTTGATTTTTCTGAACTTGGATGACAGATTCCGATTGATATGAAATTTGGTCAGTCTATTGAAAACGGTCTGGTGACCAATACTTACTATGAAAAGCGCTGTTTTTTTGGTGTTTCGGGGTCATGAAACAAAAATTCATGATTTCGAGTGTTTTATGTTTGTATTAGTACATGTTGATTTTTCTGAATTTAAATGACGAACTTCGATTGTTCTGAAATTTGATCGGTCTATTGAAAATGATCTGGTGATTAATACTCACTGTGATAAGCGTTGTTTTTCTGGTGTTTCACGATCATGAAACACGAATTCATGATTATGGACGTTTTATGTGTGTACTTAGTACATGAtaattttcctaaattcgatTGAGAGACTCTGACTAGCCTATTATTTAATCGACGcgtcaaaaatatatttgattaatcACATCTTTGGAATAAAATCCAGTTACCAAAGGATAATCAATACTCACAAtgacaaatatcatattttgacaTCTCTAGATCATGAAACACAAATTCATAACTTTAAATGTAGTATATTAGTATATGCTaacatatttataattattttttaaaaaatatactaaaagttAGTATATCACCATCATACTAAAAAATGTTCTATTGAGTTGGAGTATATTATGTGAAGACCATCATAGGCAAATAGGAATATTAATTTACCATCCAAGTTGATATTGTTTAACTCTCTTAAAATTGATTCCACGTAAGCAAATCATGATTATTGgaatttagaaagaaaaaaaataaaattattaagtgGCCATATATTATATATCCCTAGGATCATAGGGCCAATGACATCCTTTTGACCTTGACAAATGACTTTTCAAAAATGAGATTggttttttttattaatgcttACATTAAAATAAACTGATTAACGTAGAATATTTTGTGCATTAAGTTGTTCATAATGTACAAATTATTTGGTGTCTGAAATTATTGACACGATACATTAAtttgaattatatatgtaagattTATTAAAAACTGGTGCTTTCggtcaagatttttttttttttttttaaattatgattaaatttcGAGAAAtctaattaaaaatgaaaattcagATAGTACCACTATCCTCACACACACATGCGAAAAAGTTCTCCGTATTAGTTTGAGTCAAAAATAATGAACTAAGTTAAATCTGCAGAACCCGTCCTAGATCCTTCATTTGGCATAGGTCCTCAGACACATACGCAAAAAAATTCTCCGTATTATATACAGTTTGAGTCGAAAGTAATAAACTCAGTTAAATCTGCAGAACCCGTCCTAGATCCTTCATTGGCATAGGTTAGCTAGTACTCTTCATCACCGTCCTCACACACATATGGAGAAAAATTCTCCGTATCACACACAATTTGAGTCGAAAGTAATGAACTCAGTCAAATCTGCAGAACCCGTCCTAGATCCTTCATTGGCATAGGTTAGCTAGTATCCTTCATCACCATCACTATCACCGTCCTCACACATATACGCAAAAAGAATTCTTCGTATCACACACaatctgaataaaaaataatgaattcagGTAAATCTGCAGAACCCATCCTAGATCCTTCAATTGGCATGGTTTAGCTAGTACCCTTCATCACCATCACTACTACCGTCCTCACACACATACGCAAAAAAATTCTTCATATCGCACACAGTTTGAATCGAAAGTAATGAATTCAGTTAAATCTGTAGAACCGTCCTGGATCCTCCATTTGTCATAGGTTAGCTTGCTAGCTTGCCACTTGTTCACTAGCAATGAACtttagattatttttaaatagGACATGATGACACAAGGCATGACGTGTAAACCATGGTTTCAATGTTTAATAtactatattaatttatttagtgGTGTTccttttatttcataaactaaactaaactttATAGTACAAAAAGATAATTAAAGTTAAATTCATTATTACAGCTTGTTAGCAAATAATACAACAGTTTCATGCTACTTTAGTACTATGCATCTTTATTTgagtatctttttctttgttttagaGGGTAGATGAGGCTCTAGGACGGCATCGTTAGAATTTTGAGAGTTAAATAAGGTTTTAtcgtgatttttttatttttaaatataaaaatttagttttaaattacttaattatattCTTGGAATTGTACAAATTTAGAgatagttttggattttttttaatatactaCAACATAATTTGGTTGGAACCTCGTGCCGTGTTGCACTCAAAGACGAATTCAAAATTTAAGTCGACCGCGACGAAGGTTTATGATAGTGAGTGCAAACTTAGTATACATAagcaaaatagtgaaatgttgttgAAATACTAATGTGTCATTGTTTTGGACAGTTTTGTCACGATAAAAATTCATGACACATATTATTCAATTTGATTTGACAGGACTTATGGATTTATTTCTCAAACTATGACATCATCAAGCTCAAAAGTACGTGTACATATAAACTTAATTTACGTTTAATAAAACCTTTTACTTTCGTTTCATTTTGATGTGAAATTTGCCTAAGGTATCGTAATCAGAAATAGATGAATCTAActagaaagaaaacaaaacaaaatagagCTATGGTTTTTGCTCACTTGAACTATATATATTTGTGGATCACACCTTATTAATGTTTGAATTGTATTATATGGGCTTGAAAGTTGGGCTTCCCATGGCCCACTTTTACTTCAGCCCAAACCACTATTGGGTTTTTTCGTGTCCGCTTCGTTCTTCCTCGTACTTGGAATTGCTATACTTGAGTCGGGAATCTTTTGAAAACAATCTCTCACAAAATAGTAAGAAAGTCTAAGATATACTCTATCCTTCCCAAACCTCATTTatgggatttcactgggtatgttgtcgtCGTTCAATTTTTTATGTGCAAGATAGAGAACGTGCAAGAGAAAATAATTAAAGGGAAAAATAGCACAGAATTAATTCAAGCAGATAATGTCACATCATGTTCAAAGTATCTGGATTGGGCGAATGCAACAACTGATGTCAGAGTAATGATTTGACAAGAAAGATACGAAGATAGCGGAGTGATAGTGTGAGACTCCGCGTAATTTCTTCGTTCATCCACGAACTGATTTGAAGGGaggccttggagtaactggtaaagttgttgtcatgtgaccaggaggtcacaggttcaagcgttggaaatagcctctagcagaaatgcaacgtaaggctgcgtacgatatacccttgtggtggggcccttccccggataCCGCGCATAGCGATAACTTTAGTACACCggactttccttttttttttttttatccacGAACTGATTTACTATTTTTATCCATAGCTTCGAAGATGTATATAAACACacgcaaaaaagaaaaaaaaaaagtgaccaTGAGATGATGGTTCACGCAGTGGCGGAGTTAGGATTTTTATTGAGAGGGTTCAGAACTAAACATACGAACTAGCCGAAGGgtgttcaacatctactatatatatacctaaaaaatattttaaaccatataaaaataatataatttcacATCGAAAAAGGTTTGGATAAACCTCGCATTGATAGatgaaaagaaacaaaatttaCGTATAAAATATAGTAATACGCTTAATGACGTGAGACAATATTAAGAAAAATCATGTAAGTTCaatacatatcatatcatataatattaaaaatattaaattatggGTTAAATAAGTTAGATGCTGaccaattctttatttatttatttaagttcATTTccactaatatttatttatttaagaaaaataacaatgttTGGTATAATAAGTAAACTTTGGGCTGACTGTTTCCACATGATATTGACAAGTCTAAATGCACACCTCGTGAATTGAAACTTAACTTAGCAactaagttgttgttttttttttctaaaaaataaaaatagacaaatacataaataagaaatattattttttaaaggcATAAAAAGTAGCATTTCTCGAGAAATAATTCTACtctaatattgataaaaatatttttttaattgattaatcAAGCACAAACTATTACTCTTTAATTAATAGTAAATAAGCATGTATTTTGGAAACTTCGAAGAGGAGCCTCGGAGAAACGGTTTAGTTAGTCTCAGTGTGATTTATCGGTTATACTTTTTAATCGTTGAAGTATTTATTAAGGCTTGTAATTTGTATTAGCGTAAGCTATCGACATCACATTTCTTGAGGTGTTCTTCCACCCAAATCATGCTAATACGAAATATTTTATGCACCAAACTGCCTTTTGAAGCAGATTTTTGAAACTTACTtaacatattataaaatatagTATATGATTATCTCTCCTAATTGTTAGCCAACCCAATAATCGTCATTAAATTaactcaaaactaaaatattttcttgaataagCTCAATAATATATAGAAGAAAGTACAATTTTTTTCCCCACACAAATTTTAGAAGGAAATTTATAAATAGTTTAATGGAATATTGAACTACTTATACAtacattaattaataaataatgacgtttgatctttctttttttttttttttctatttagggAATTAATTAATAAACAATGATGTCCTTTTCTCTAAACCGTGTTTTTGTCACCTAAAATAACCCCACACAGTGAAATCCTTATTCCACTTTCTTCTATTTTAGACGAATTTCATATcggattgaaaaaaataaataaaagattttaTAAGATATAATATGAATTTACgtgatataaaaattttgaattggaTAATGAcgtaattcaataaataaatttttgagatattcatgagaaagaaaaaaccaaatgAGTTTGTAAGGCAAACCATACAATCACATGATATTCATGCTcttgaaataaatttataaaagttATACGTAGAATCAAAGCGAGCAATACTTGTCATGAACTTCAAAAGATTTATCGagcaatcaataataatttatgCAAAGAcacatgttatttatttttactagTTTAACGTAATTAATtattaacaacaataataataaatcattataattttataaataaaatttaaagaaggTGTAGTGTGCAAAGATAAAAAGATCGTTTTTATAGTCAGTTGgctaataaaataaatcaaatcaaatatggaaaagaatgattattaattatatgaaaaagaaattattaGTCTCTTCGTTTCATTTTAGTTAGGCACATATTATTTTACATGgtgattaaaaaaatcataaaatgaatgatgaattttattattttatcctttatgcATTTTAATGATATTCATGGAGCATATTAATGAATATCAAAGTTGcaattgtttacatttaatatattttaataattatagaGTAAAATGAGAAAAGATCAATCAATTCTATTTTAATGATATTCATGGAGCATATTAATGAATATCAAAGTTGcaattgtttacatttaatatattttaataattatagaGTAAAATGAGAAAAGATCAATCAATTCTATTCTGATTAGTAAGTGATTTAATTGGGATATTTACTTTTCGTAAGATGATCAATTAAAATAAGACGAACCGAGTAATCATTTATAATGCAATCAAGTACTTATTACTTTCCCGTCATTCATCTTTACTTGTCTACAttattaataacaaatatccaACATTatccaatttaaaatttaataaatcatTTTAGTCTTACTATACAATTCATTATCTAATATATCTCCtaatcattcaattttttaatatttaatagtgataaaattaaaattattcatATCTAGGGGTGGACGTTCGGTATTCGGTTCGAAATTTTCAAATTTCGGatttagtaattcagtaatcggtatttgaacgtagataccatataccatacttataaatatCAATttggtaatcggtaaattaaattttgattcgttacggtatttggtaataccatattgaAATTGAAGATGTGCAAATGTATGTTTAAACTTCAAATAGTATATTTAAAAGAAACCCTATTTAGCATTATTTTTGTTgcttttacgaatatattaccaaggtgTAAGAGATTCTTTGAAATGActaatactattatttattgGGTTGATTAGACATATCGTATATATATGTAATTCGGTATTctgtaaataccgaataccaaacaGTATTAATATTTTGTACCAAACTCAATCccaaatattgaaatattaaaattttatttctaaatatcataccaaatatcgaattaccaaataccaattaccaaatttttcaaTTCCAGTTCGATAATTCGATTTTCGGTATCTAATTCCTCTCATTTCTAGGAAACTTCCTCTACCGCGTTTACTCAACTCCCTTACCCCATCCCCTCGACCCCACCTACCCCACCCACACGTAGAgaatttcatataattcaccTATAAAGTAACTGAAAAAGAAGAAGCTATATAGTGTATTGTTTTAATCCAACATTAAATCTTTATAGCAAAGTTTTTCTGTATCTGAATCATCACAGAAAAATTTTCATCTGTACTTCTTTTAGTTGAATATTCAATCTTTGTAGCAAAAAAGAgtccaaaaaaaatttaaaaaaatggagAACAATAACTCATCTTTCTACCAATTCAGTGATAACCTACGTTTACATACAAACAACTTACCAAATTTATCATCAAATGATTCAATATGGAGTATCAACAATCATGTACTACTACCAAAAAAGCCTCAAGAAAGAAGAAACTTTGATATTAGAGTAGGTGGTGAAATTCATGCAAAAAATCCACCAAGAAATTACAATCTTTTTAGTAATGATGGTTGGAAGATTGCTGACGTGGCAGCTGctcatggtggtggtggtggggttGGTTTAAATGGTGGATTTAATAAAGGGGTTTATACAAACACTTTGAGTTTTAATAATATTGCATTGGACACCGCGCATGGCAGGAGGTTTAGTGCGTCGAGCTGCTCTATGGTGAGTAAGAAGAGTGGAAAAGGTGGtaattttgaggatgattatgGATTTGTGAATAAATTTGGGAAGAAAAATAGTAAGGTTAATAGGGAGAGTAATAAGGATTTGAGTGGTGGTGGTAATAATGAGAATAAGAAGTTTAAGACTTTGCCAGCATCAGAATGTTTACCAAGAAATGAAACTGTTGGtggatatatatttgtttgtaaCAATGATACTATGCATGAGAATCTCAAAAGAGAGCTctttggtaagtttttttttttttttttttttttttccattttttcatgTTTCAGTTATCGCATTATTTCGTTGTTGTTCCTCTTTTGGATACCTTATGTTGGTTTCCGTGaaggagccttggagtaactggtaaagttgctgccaagTGATGAaaatagcctctggcagaaatgcaaggtaagattgCGTAGAATACATCCGATGTTGCGCATAGCGAGAGCTTTAGAGGAGCATTGGAGTAACTGGTGAAGTTGCTGCCGTTTGATCAAGAGGTCAcagggttcaagccttgaaaatggCCTCTGGCATAAATGCGAGGTACTGCTGCGTAGAATACATTCTTGcggtggtggggcccttcccttGATCGTGCGTATAGCGGGTgttttagtgcaccgagctgtaCTTTGCCCTTTATTGTTTTCCATGTTAATTGACATGTTTTCTATGCAGTCGTATGTCCTTTTCATAACTGCTTTGATTTGCTGCATTTGAGTCGAGGGTTGAAACAACCTTCTATACCTTTATGAGGTAATATAGCTGAGGCGATCACAACTATTTTGGGATTGGGGCGTAGTTGATACATAAACGTGCCCTTTAGCTTGGCTTCAACTTGTATTTATGCCCTCTGCgcacaagtaggcacttaaacttgtGTCCAAAGTAGGAGGTTATAGATGCGATATATGCGGCCAAGTTAATGGGCACGTTTATGTATAACTCCTTGATATTTTGATTGAGTTTACTAGATTTAATAGGTATATATGCACCTAGCTAATTGCTAGTACGAGATCACTGTAAAGCTAGTTAAGCAATTTTAGGACTCAGTATTCTCGAACTTGTTTCACTAGCAAGTTTGTGTTTCAATTTTGCTGTTTTAAAGTTGGTAATGGAACATAGGAATTTTCGCGATACGTTGTTCCAGTAGTTTCATATAAGAGAATTTCATACTGCTTGTGTTCGCGGTTAAACTCAGTAACATGAGTTTCACAGATGTAGGTGGTCTCAAATCCGTTAGCTTAGAAATAGTTTGAACTAAGATGAATCTCTGAACGCTATAAATGGTGTGGATATGTAGTTATTCTTCAGCTCGCGCAACAAAAGAAGTAAGTAAAATCGACATTTTTTCTGATTTCTGTCTCTGTTGCATTTCAGGTTTGCCACCTCGATACAGGGATTCAGTTCGCCAAATAACACCGGGGTTGCCTCTTTTCCTCTACAACTACTCGACACACCAGCTTCACGGAATTTTTGAGGTTTGTGTCTCTCTGTTTTTTCCATTTCGTGGTCGtaaa is a genomic window containing:
- the LOC107851840 gene encoding DCD domain-containing protein NRP-B (The sequence of the model RefSeq protein was modified relative to this genomic sequence to represent the inferred CDS: added 39 bases not found in genome assembly); translation: MENNNSSFYQFSDNLRLHTNNLPNLSSNDSIWSINNHVLLPKKPQERRNFDIRVGGEIHAKNPPRNYNLFSNDGWKIADVAAAHGGGGGVGLNGGFNKGVYTNTLSFNNIALDTAHGRRFSASSCSMVSKKSGKGGNFEDDYGFVNKFGKKNSKVNRESNKDLSGGGNNENKKFKTLPASECLPRNETVGGYIFVCNNDTMHENLKRELFGLPPRYRDSVRQITPGLPLFLYNYSTHQLHGIFEAASFGGSNIDPTAWEDKKNTGESRFPAQVRKHVFSFCAEFHSDILLLSYELIASRHLKEGQHPGIWGRAAPEGGVM